In Megalopta genalis isolate 19385.01 chromosome 7, iyMegGena1_principal, whole genome shotgun sequence, a single window of DNA contains:
- the Oct-TyrR gene encoding octopamine-Tyramine receptor — translation MNSSGESGGTMTEDYEVTGCGPPEEETGSNLPVWEAAAASLTLGFLVLATVLGNALVILSVFTYRPLRIVQNFFIVSLAVADLAVAILVMPFNVAYLLLGKWIFGIHLCKLWLTCDVLCCTASILNLCAIALDRYWAITDPINYAQKRTLKRVLGTIAGVWILSGAISSPPLAGWNDWPEELEPGTPCQLTRRQGYVIYSSLGSFFIPLLLMSLVYLEIFLATRRRLRERARQSRLGAVQSTRHREADDNEESVSSETNHNEKSTPRTHAKPSLIDDEPTEVTIGEERRHATTSSSRRTAGSSRAPPTTTTVYQFIEERQRISLSKERRAARTLGVIMGVFVVCWLPFFLMYVIVPFCPACCPSDRVVYFITWLGYVNSALNPLIYTIFNLDYRRAFRRLLRIR, via the coding sequence ATGAATTCTAGCGGCGAGTCCGGGGGCACGATGACCGAGGACTACGAGGTGACCGGCTGCGGTCCACCGGAAGAGGAGACGGGCTCGAACTTGCCGGTGTGGGAGGCCGCGGCGGCTTCCTTGACCCTCGGGTTCCTGGTGCTGGCGACCGTCCTCGGCAACGCTCTGGTGATCCTGAGCGTGTTCACGTACCGGCCGTTGAGGATCGTGCAGAACTTCTTCATCGTGTCTCTGGCGGTGGCGGACCTGGCGGTGGCGATCCTCGTGATGCCGTTCAACGTCGCGTACCTGCTGCTCGGCAAATGGATCTTCGGGATCCACCTGTGCAAGCTGTGGCTGACCTGCGACGTTCTCTGTTGCACCGCGAGCATCCTGAACCTGTGCGCGATCGCGCTCGACCGATACTGGGCGATCACCGATCCGATCAACTACGCGCAGAAACGCACCCTGAAGCGGGTGCTGGGAACGATCGCGGGCGTGTGGATCCTCTCGGGGGCGATCAGCTCGCCGCCGTTGGCCGGCTGGAACGACTGGCCCGAGGAGCTGGAGCCCGGCACGCCGTGTCAGCTGACGAGGAGGCAGGGCTACGTGATCTACTCGTCGCTGGGCTCGTTCTTCATACCGCTGCTGCTGATGAGCCTTGTCTACCTCGAGATCTTCTTGGCCACGAGGAGAAGGCTCCGGGAGCGCGCCAGACAGAGCAGACTGGGCGCCGTCCAGTCGACCAGGCACCGGGAGGCCGACGACAACGAGGAGTCCGTCAGCTCGGAGACCAATCATAACGAGAAGTCGACGCCGCGGACCCACGCGAAACCCTCGCTGATCGACGACGAGCCCACCGAGGTGACGATAGGCGAGGAGAGAAGACACGCGACGACCTCCTCGTCGAGGCGGACGGCTGGCAGCAGCCGAGCACCGCCCACCACCACCACGGTCTACCAGTTCATCGAGGAGAGACAGAGGATCTCCCTGTCGAAGGAGAGACGCGCCGCGAGGACCCTCGGCGTGATCATGGGCGTCTTCGTGGTCTGCTGGCTGCCGTTCTTCCTGATGTACGTGATCGTGCCGTTCTGCCCGGCCTGCTGCCCGTCCGACCGCGTGGTCTACTTCATCACGTGGCTCGGCTACGTGAACAGCGCCCTGAACCCGCTCATCTACACGATCTTCAACCTCGACTACAGGAGAGCCTTCAGGAGGCTGCTGCGCATACGCTGA